One Acidobacteriota bacterium DNA window includes the following coding sequences:
- a CDS encoding GNAT family N-acetyltransferase yields MPNPAEIKLLTATDCDVLQSVADGVFDNPIIPAMAAEFLADARHHIAVAVCDGLVVGFVSAVHYLHPDKPTPELWINEVGVAPTHQRQGLARKLMEAVLTEARRLGCSVAWVLTNRTNQAAMRLYASSGGVEADEDAVMFEFKL; encoded by the coding sequence ATGCCCAATCCGGCTGAAATCAAATTGCTGACGGCGACGGATTGCGACGTGCTGCAATCCGTGGCCGACGGCGTTTTCGACAACCCGATTATTCCGGCCATGGCGGCGGAGTTTCTGGCCGATGCGCGGCATCACATTGCTGTTGCCGTTTGCGATGGCTTGGTCGTTGGGTTTGTCAGCGCCGTGCATTATCTTCACCCGGACAAACCCACACCTGAACTTTGGATCAACGAAGTCGGCGTCGCTCCCACGCATCAACGACAGGGATTGGCGCGCAAACTGATGGAAGCTGTCCTGACTGAAGCCCGCCGCCTGGGATGTTCCGTCGCCTGGGTGTTGACGAATCGAACCAATCAGGCGGCAATGCGGTTGTATGCCAGCAGCGGTGGAGTTGAAGCCGACGAAGACGCAGTCATGTTTGAGTTTAAGCTTTAA
- a CDS encoding alpha/beta hydrolase has protein sequence MHRRQMLPVLALLLSLASLAVAQESNPPVIYLWPAGHPTLQGANEKEITNPTDPKPGQVIRQFKNIHNPAIEVFPAPKEKANGTALIVAAGGGHRELNTGTEGYDLIDWLHGLGVSVFILKYRLAQTPGYKYTVEGEALQDTQRAIRIVRARAKEWNINPNRVGILGFSAGGALAALADIRFDRGKPDATDPIERESCRPDFVGLVYAGWAPMDITAPKDAAPAFLTSAGLDDAFHARQTVEFYNSLFKAEVPVELHIYGHGGHAGGIKPRGGIPFGTWHIRFQEWMADLGLLKKQ, from the coding sequence ATGCATCGAAGGCAAATGCTGCCTGTGCTGGCGCTGCTGTTGTCGCTTGCCTCTCTGGCGGTTGCTCAGGAATCGAACCCACCAGTGATTTACCTATGGCCTGCCGGTCACCCCACGCTCCAAGGAGCCAACGAAAAGGAAATTACCAATCCGACCGACCCAAAGCCGGGACAGGTTATCCGGCAGTTCAAAAATATTCATAACCCTGCGATTGAAGTCTTCCCCGCTCCAAAGGAGAAGGCGAATGGCACAGCATTGATCGTCGCGGCGGGTGGAGGCCATCGCGAATTGAATACGGGAACCGAAGGCTACGATTTGATTGATTGGCTGCATGGGTTAGGCGTTTCGGTGTTCATACTGAAATACCGCCTGGCGCAAACGCCCGGTTACAAATACACCGTCGAAGGCGAAGCTCTGCAAGACACACAACGCGCCATTCGCATTGTTCGTGCACGCGCCAAAGAATGGAACATCAATCCAAATCGCGTGGGCATTCTGGGGTTTTCCGCCGGGGGAGCCTTGGCGGCATTGGCTGACATTCGCTTTGATCGTGGCAAACCGGATGCAACAGACCCAATTGAACGCGAAAGCTGCCGCCCGGACTTCGTCGGTTTGGTGTATGCCGGTTGGGCGCCGATGGACATCACCGCGCCGAAAGATGCCGCTCCGGCATTTCTGACCAGCGCTGGGCTGGACGACGCGTTTCACGCACGGCAAACCGTCGAGTTTTACAACTCGCTATTCAAAGCGGAAGTTCCGGTCGAATTGCACATATACGGTCACGGCGGACACGCGGGGGGCATCAAACCGCGCGGCGGCATTCCATTTGGAACCTGGCATATTCGCTTTCAGGAATGGATGGCCGATTTGGGCTTGCTCAAAAAACAATAA
- a CDS encoding GNAT family N-acetyltransferase — MQIKVIAATPDQEPVLANLIELYAHDFSEMADLELNSDGRFGYAPLPLYWQQPNRHPFLVTVDDRLAGFALVKQGSEISGNQNTWDVAEFFIVRRYRRHGVGKIAAHQIWRTFPGCWEVRVLERNQTGLAFWNRAIASFVGTPVAAAVSNINNKIWHVFSFDSANGNPN, encoded by the coding sequence ATGCAAATCAAAGTGATTGCGGCGACGCCGGATCAGGAACCGGTTCTGGCAAATTTGATCGAGCTATACGCGCACGATTTCAGCGAAATGGCCGACCTGGAACTGAACTCCGATGGACGGTTTGGTTATGCGCCGTTGCCGCTGTACTGGCAACAACCTAACCGTCATCCTTTCCTGGTAACGGTGGATGATCGTTTGGCAGGTTTTGCCCTGGTGAAACAAGGCTCAGAGATTTCCGGAAATCAGAACACTTGGGATGTCGCCGAATTTTTCATTGTCCGCAGATACCGGCGGCACGGCGTCGGAAAAATTGCCGCGCACCAGATTTGGCGAACATTTCCGGGATGCTGGGAAGTTCGAGTGCTGGAACGAAATCAAACCGGGCTGGCGTTTTGGAATCGTGCCATTGCTTCTTTCGTGGGAACTCCGGTCGCCGCCGCTGTCAGCAACATCAATAACAAAATCTGGCACGTGTTTTCTTTCGATAGTGCAAATGGAAATCCGAATTGA
- a CDS encoding SOS response-associated peptidase: MCGRFTQRKEEAALFEYYGIDDEETEEESEPRYNIAPQQMVQAVTSENRLVRLKWGLIPSWAKDPKIANNLINARAETLGEKPSFRTALAKRRCLIPADGWYEWKKVADGKQPYFFRRRDDALFSFAGLWEAWRSPEGETVKTCTIITTEPNELTANYHHRMPAILKRSDEKLWLDIAARVPDLVQLLAPYPADELDIYPVSKAVNSPGRDEASMVERVS; encoded by the coding sequence ATGTGCGGACGTTTCACGCAACGAAAAGAAGAAGCGGCGCTTTTTGAGTATTACGGCATTGACGACGAGGAAACCGAAGAAGAATCGGAACCTCGCTACAACATTGCGCCTCAGCAGATGGTGCAGGCCGTTACCTCGGAAAACAGGCTGGTCAGATTGAAGTGGGGATTGATTCCTTCGTGGGCGAAAGACCCGAAAATTGCGAACAATTTGATCAATGCCCGCGCGGAAACCTTGGGGGAAAAACCGTCATTCCGTACAGCGCTGGCCAAACGCCGCTGCCTGATTCCCGCCGATGGATGGTACGAATGGAAAAAAGTCGCCGACGGCAAACAGCCTTACTTTTTTCGCCGCCGCGATGATGCGTTGTTTTCCTTTGCCGGTTTGTGGGAAGCGTGGCGTTCGCCGGAAGGCGAAACCGTCAAAACCTGTACGATCATCACTACGGAACCAAATGAACTCACCGCGAACTATCACCACCGAATGCCCGCCATTTTGAAACGGTCGGATGAAAAGCTGTGGCTGGACATTGCAGCGCGTGTTCCTGACCTGGTTCAATTGCTCGCACCATATCCTGCCGATGAGCTGGACATTTATCCGGTTTCCAAAGCTGTAAACTCGCCCGGACGCGATGAAGCTTCGATGGTCGAACGCGTCAGCTAG
- a CDS encoding alpha/beta hydrolase codes for MSVLRKTLSLTACLTLLVLVLATSKVVADKPNFRVIELWPSGAPGATGNSDEDKPAIIPMLPDAAKATGAAILVCPGGGFTTRATDHEGVLVSQWLKDRGIAAFILRYRIRPLYTRKDWLADAERAMQHIRANAKQFGIDPNRIGIIGFSAGADLAYDASLNPLPANPKSADAVERVSSRPDFQILVYGASPQRGTDAAKLAALPPAFLFCTMEDMSHVRGMSALYSDLIQAKIPAEAHFFQNGEHGVGFALGDPVLGAYPGLMHRWLTQGGWLTNQARVALNGVVKLDGQGLIRGMVILTPVGNSNAPSVTAYITNAHTRELGSFIVDKQQGLIPGKYRVEVRQDATRWLSNSRDPVMIEMMEKQRKGALTDEDRQKWGQYIRKRDLSPSIEHQRVFARQHLNDKSDYIIEIKPGGEAKLTLEVFSR; via the coding sequence ATGAGCGTCCTTCGTAAAACTCTTTCGCTGACAGCATGTCTGACCCTACTCGTTCTCGTCCTCGCGACTTCAAAGGTTGTCGCCGACAAACCCAACTTCCGTGTCATTGAACTTTGGCCCAGCGGCGCGCCCGGAGCCACGGGCAATTCCGATGAAGACAAACCCGCGATCATTCCGATGCTGCCCGACGCCGCAAAGGCCACGGGCGCGGCGATTCTGGTTTGTCCCGGCGGCGGTTTCACCACGCGCGCCACCGATCACGAAGGCGTGCTGGTTTCGCAATGGTTGAAAGATCGTGGCATTGCGGCGTTCATTTTGCGCTATCGCATTCGCCCACTGTACACGCGCAAAGATTGGCTGGCCGATGCCGAGCGCGCGATGCAGCACATTCGCGCCAACGCCAAACAGTTTGGCATTGACCCCAATCGCATCGGCATCATTGGTTTTTCGGCGGGAGCCGATCTGGCTTACGACGCGTCGCTCAATCCGCTGCCTGCCAACCCCAAATCCGCCGATGCCGTCGAACGCGTGTCGAGCCGACCGGATTTTCAAATTCTGGTGTACGGCGCTTCGCCGCAACGCGGAACCGACGCCGCCAAACTGGCTGCGCTGCCTCCGGCATTTTTGTTTTGCACGATGGAAGATATGAGCCACGTGCGCGGAATGTCGGCGCTGTATTCCGACTTGATTCAGGCTAAAATTCCTGCCGAAGCGCATTTCTTTCAAAACGGTGAACACGGCGTGGGCTTTGCGCTGGGCGACCCGGTGTTGGGCGCATATCCGGGCTTGATGCATCGCTGGTTAACGCAAGGGGGTTGGCTGACCAATCAGGCGCGTGTCGCACTTAATGGAGTCGTTAAGTTGGATGGCCAAGGATTGATTCGTGGAATGGTCATATTGACGCCAGTCGGCAATTCCAATGCGCCTTCGGTGACGGCGTATATCACCAACGCGCACACCAGAGAGTTGGGTTCCTTTATTGTGGACAAGCAGCAGGGATTGATCCCCGGCAAATATCGCGTCGAAGTCCGCCAGGACGCCACGCGTTGGCTGAGCAATTCGCGCGACCCAGTGATGATCGAAATGATGGAAAAACAACGCAAAGGCGCGCTGACCGACGAAGATCGCCAAAAGTGGGGCCAATACATCCGCAAGCGCGACCTGTCGCCCAGCATCGAACATCAACGCGTGTTCGCGCGCCAACATCTCAACGACAAAAGCGATTACATCATCGAAATCAAACCCGGCGGGGAAGCCAAGCTCACGCTGGAAGTGTTTAGCCGCTGA
- a CDS encoding TolB family protein, with the protein MKLLTRTLLPIICCGLLLTGIVSSQGNQPVYKYGLFEDARDIGSVKMPGSVVYDDARKTYTIAGGGENMWATTDAFHYVWRRISGDFSLAADIQILGTGGNAHRKAVLVIRQNLDADSAYADAALHGDGLTSLQYRETKGGPTREIQSNVKTPRRLQIEKRGEYVWMSLSGLNAKEGEPLQSAGGSFRINLTGTFYVGLGVCAHDNNAIEKAVFSNVELKQRPAPVVESTLETIAIASKDRKVIYTRRAHFEAPNWSRDGKYFLFNQGGRMMKLPVTGGEPQPLDTGFAIRCNNDHGISPDGKWLAISDQSQEQRRSLIYVLPIEGGTPRRLTQLAPSYWHGWSPDGKTLAYCAERNGNFDIYTIPFEGGEEKRLTTADGLDDGPDYSPDGQYIYFNSVRTGLMQIWRMKPDGSEQTQITNDRYNNWFAHPSPDGKWLAFITFESNVEGHPANKDVMLRLMPVGGGEIQVLAKLFGGQGTINVPSWSPDSKQLAFVSYRLIEQ; encoded by the coding sequence ATGAAGCTGCTCACCAGAACTTTGCTGCCAATCATTTGCTGCGGATTGTTACTGACTGGAATCGTCTCTTCACAAGGCAACCAGCCGGTTTACAAGTACGGTTTATTTGAAGACGCTCGCGATATTGGCTCGGTCAAAATGCCCGGCTCGGTGGTTTACGACGACGCCAGGAAGACGTACACCATCGCCGGAGGCGGCGAAAATATGTGGGCGACGACCGATGCCTTTCATTACGTCTGGCGGCGAATCAGCGGAGATTTTTCGCTTGCGGCGGATATTCAAATCCTGGGCACGGGCGGAAACGCGCATCGCAAAGCTGTGCTGGTGATTCGCCAAAACCTGGATGCTGATTCTGCCTACGCCGACGCGGCGCTGCACGGTGACGGGTTGACTTCGCTGCAATACCGCGAAACGAAAGGCGGCCCGACGCGCGAAATTCAATCCAACGTCAAAACGCCGCGCCGGTTGCAGATCGAAAAACGCGGCGAATACGTCTGGATGTCCCTTTCCGGTCTGAATGCCAAGGAAGGTGAACCGCTGCAATCCGCTGGGGGTTCGTTTCGCATCAATCTGACCGGAACGTTTTATGTTGGCCTGGGCGTGTGCGCCCACGACAACAATGCCATTGAAAAAGCCGTTTTTTCCAACGTCGAACTCAAACAGCGCCCCGCGCCCGTTGTCGAAAGCACGCTGGAAACCATCGCCATTGCGTCCAAAGATCGTAAAGTCATTTACACCAGACGCGCGCACTTTGAAGCGCCGAACTGGTCGCGCGACGGTAAATACTTTCTGTTCAATCAAGGCGGGCGAATGATGAAGCTTCCCGTGACGGGCGGCGAGCCGCAACCGCTCGACACAGGGTTTGCCATTCGCTGCAACAACGACCACGGCATTTCGCCGGACGGCAAATGGCTGGCCATCAGCGATCAGTCCCAGGAACAGCGCCGCTCGCTGATTTACGTGTTGCCGATTGAGGGCGGAACGCCGCGTCGCCTCACCCAGCTTGCGCCATCGTATTGGCACGGCTGGTCCCCGGACGGCAAAACGCTGGCCTATTGCGCCGAGCGCAACGGCAACTTCGACATTTACACAATCCCGTTTGAAGGTGGCGAAGAAAAACGTCTGACGACGGCGGACGGGTTGGACGACGGCCCGGATTATTCGCCCGACGGCCAATACATTTACTTCAATTCGGTTCGCACCGGCCTGATGCAAATCTGGCGAATGAAACCGGACGGCAGCGAACAAACGCAGATCACCAACGACCGTTACAACAACTGGTTTGCGCATCCTTCGCCGGACGGCAAATGGCTGGCCTTCATCACCTTCGAATCGAACGTCGAAGGTCATCCGGCGAATAAAGATGTGATGTTGCGTCTGATGCCTGTTGGTGGCGGCGAGATTCAAGTGCTGGCAAAATTGTTCGGCGGCCAAGGCACGATCAATGTTCCATCGTGGTCGCCGGACAGCAAGCAACTGGCGTTTGTCAGCTATCGGCTGATTGAGCAATAA
- a CDS encoding PDZ domain-containing protein, whose product MTICRSCSSEIPAPDRFCRNCGAPVAPAVAELDDTRRFHPSAPLPANAPGKPDTTNPLYASPAAAYATPQSSIPYQTASLAKKLFRRKFLWVLVMIILVIAIFGVGVGVGSNFSDGPVELKRFGVERDEPEDNAKEIRAKFEEAVQNALGFKQGGYSATEFPDQQGIFINSLMSDDSPAALAKIQAGDLMTELNNKAVRNDSELSQVLDSLKTGDDVPAKVYRDGSVLAFRIKIGDRHFPPLQPKLEPDDQGFLGIRDSARRCCIPGTKKWGVEVTELHVNGPAELFGLKPGDVITEFGAHSVKTPNEFNRRIRAMKPGSKISVTYYRGNAPQKVEVIIGHRW is encoded by the coding sequence ATGACAATTTGTCGCTCTTGTTCCAGCGAAATTCCTGCGCCAGATCGTTTCTGCCGCAACTGCGGCGCACCGGTTGCTCCAGCGGTTGCGGAATTGGATGACACACGCCGTTTTCATCCATCCGCGCCGCTTCCTGCGAACGCGCCGGGAAAGCCGGATACGACCAATCCGTTATACGCTTCTCCGGCGGCTGCTTATGCCACGCCACAAAGTTCAATTCCTTACCAAACTGCATCGCTGGCCAAGAAACTGTTTCGGCGAAAATTCCTCTGGGTATTGGTCATGATCATTCTGGTAATTGCCATCTTCGGCGTAGGCGTTGGAGTCGGCAGCAACTTCTCTGATGGTCCTGTAGAGCTTAAAAGATTTGGGGTCGAAAGAGACGAACCGGAAGACAATGCCAAAGAAATCCGTGCGAAGTTTGAAGAGGCGGTTCAAAACGCTCTGGGGTTTAAGCAAGGCGGCTATTCGGCAACAGAATTTCCGGATCAGCAGGGCATCTTCATCAACAGTTTAATGAGCGACGATAGTCCGGCGGCGTTGGCCAAAATTCAGGCGGGTGATTTGATGACGGAGCTCAACAACAAGGCGGTGCGCAATGACAGTGAACTGTCACAAGTGTTGGATTCGCTGAAGACTGGCGATGACGTCCCGGCGAAGGTTTATCGGGATGGCTCGGTTCTCGCCTTCCGGATCAAAATTGGCGACCGGCATTTTCCGCCGCTTCAACCGAAGCTGGAACCGGACGATCAAGGGTTTCTTGGAATCCGGGATTCCGCACGACGCTGCTGCATCCCAGGCACGAAAAAGTGGGGCGTAGAGGTGACCGAATTGCACGTCAATGGCCCGGCAGAGCTTTTTGGATTGAAGCCCGGAGACGTGATCACCGAATTTGGCGCACATTCGGTCAAAACGCCCAACGAATTTAATCGCCGCATTCGCGCCATGAAACCCGGTAGCAAAATCTCTGTCACCTATTATCGCGGCAACGCGCCACAAAAAGTCGAAGTGATCATCGGCCATCGGTGGTAG
- a CDS encoding ABC transporter permease, whose amino-acid sequence MNIFRWRQRKDEDLSVEIQSHLDEAIRDRIGRGEASDEARVNARREFGNVGLVKEVTREMWGWAWLERLQQDVQFGLRMLRKNPGFSLVAILTLSLGIGANTAIFSVINAVLLHPFAYPEAERIMFLSSSRLSEPNSSGAISYPNFLDWQKQQTTFSYLAAARNRTFNLTGITEAIQVKSALISPEAFLLLGVEPQLGRVFTAQDNQRDAARTVVLSHAFWQQQFAGAANVVGRQLWLDDQAYTVIGVMPPRFKFWAGEVWVPFGLFADEDFATDRMGIVSIFALGRLKPSVTPEQARAEFNVIAARLAAQYPETNQGSGVRIVSWSESFGRNLRPTLLVFMGAVGFVLLIACSNVASLLLMRTATREKELAIRAALGAGRGRLMRQLLLESLPLAALASLAGGLLANWGLKLILALSPDDLLPAEASVHLDARVLLFALGLTLLTTLLSGLLPALRFSQSRVNESLKDGSRFSLTAAGGQRMRSALVVLEVALSVVLLVGAGLLIKSFFRLQQTELGFKTESLLTVDLLLSHKKYTQTRQIETFFTQALEQLKALPGVEAAATMNGGPFSGWGAGMPLIREGHSYSREEMGSRGCGFVVTQGDFLAALGVPLVSGRSFTAQDTLNAPPVVVINQAAAEKFFPGENPLGQRIRLGLPDNLLPPDAPPTEKHAWLTVIGIVKNHQPVALGLPYLPGAFLPMAQTPREPTLLNAETIILRTAQDPETLISAVRQRIHELDPDQPILRIATVDARIADSLKPQRFNALLMSLFAAFALTLAVIGLYGVLAYTVVQRTHEIGIRLALGAQSGNIIVMIMKQGLSLTLLGMSLGLTGAATLTHLLERLLHGVSTTDAPTFIAIALLLLAVAALACWIPAQRATKVDPLVALRCD is encoded by the coding sequence ATGAACATCTTTCGCTGGCGGCAACGCAAAGACGAAGACCTCAGTGTCGAAATCCAAAGCCATCTTGACGAAGCCATCCGTGACCGCATCGGACGTGGCGAAGCGTCGGATGAAGCGCGGGTCAATGCGCGGCGCGAATTCGGCAATGTGGGTTTGGTCAAAGAAGTCACGCGCGAGATGTGGGGCTGGGCATGGCTGGAACGCTTGCAGCAAGACGTGCAGTTTGGGCTGCGAATGCTGCGCAAGAATCCGGGCTTTTCGCTCGTTGCGATTCTCACGCTCAGCTTGGGCATCGGCGCGAACACTGCGATTTTCAGCGTCATTAATGCCGTATTACTTCATCCATTTGCCTACCCGGAAGCCGAGCGAATTATGTTTTTGTCGTCGTCACGGTTGAGCGAACCAAATAGTTCAGGCGCGATTTCGTATCCGAACTTCCTGGACTGGCAGAAACAGCAAACGACGTTTTCGTATCTGGCAGCGGCGCGCAATCGAACGTTCAACCTGACGGGTATCACCGAAGCCATCCAGGTCAAGAGCGCGCTCATTTCGCCCGAAGCCTTTCTCTTGCTGGGCGTAGAGCCGCAACTCGGGCGCGTCTTTACCGCGCAGGACAATCAACGCGACGCGGCGCGCACCGTCGTGTTGAGCCACGCTTTCTGGCAGCAGCAGTTCGCAGGCGCGGCCAATGTCGTAGGGCGTCAGTTGTGGCTCGACGATCAGGCATACACGGTGATTGGCGTCATGCCGCCGCGTTTCAAATTCTGGGCAGGCGAAGTCTGGGTTCCATTCGGTTTGTTCGCAGATGAAGACTTCGCCACCGATCGTATGGGCATCGTTTCAATTTTTGCCCTGGGCCGATTGAAACCCAGCGTGACGCCGGAACAGGCGCGCGCTGAATTCAACGTCATCGCCGCGCGACTCGCTGCGCAATATCCCGAAACGAATCAAGGCAGCGGCGTGCGTATCGTTTCGTGGAGTGAGTCGTTTGGGCGAAACCTTCGCCCGACTTTGCTTGTGTTCATGGGAGCCGTTGGCTTCGTGTTGTTGATTGCCTGCTCCAACGTGGCCAGCCTGTTACTGATGCGCACGGCGACGCGGGAAAAGGAGTTGGCGATTCGCGCGGCGCTGGGCGCAGGACGTGGACGATTGATGCGCCAACTCTTGCTGGAAAGCCTGCCGTTGGCGGCGCTCGCCAGTTTGGCCGGAGGGTTGTTGGCGAACTGGGGACTGAAATTGATTTTGGCTTTGTCGCCCGACGACCTGCTTCCTGCCGAAGCCAGTGTGCACTTAGACGCGCGCGTGCTGTTGTTCGCGTTGGGCTTGACGTTGCTGACGACATTGCTGAGCGGACTGTTGCCCGCGCTGCGTTTTTCGCAAAGTCGCGTCAACGAAAGTCTCAAAGACGGTAGCCGCTTTTCCCTGACAGCCGCAGGCGGTCAGCGAATGCGTAGCGCGTTGGTGGTGTTGGAAGTCGCGCTTTCCGTCGTATTGTTGGTCGGCGCGGGCTTGCTCATCAAAAGTTTTTTCCGCTTGCAGCAAACCGAACTGGGATTCAAAACAGAATCGCTGCTTACCGTAGACCTCTTGCTTTCACACAAAAAGTATACGCAAACGCGACAGATCGAAACGTTTTTTACCCAAGCGTTGGAACAGCTCAAAGCGCTGCCCGGCGTCGAGGCAGCAGCGACAATGAATGGCGGGCCATTTTCGGGCTGGGGCGCTGGGATGCCACTCATTCGTGAAGGACATAGTTACAGCCGTGAGGAAATGGGGAGCAGAGGTTGTGGCTTTGTGGTTACGCAAGGAGATTTCCTCGCCGCACTGGGGGTGCCGCTAGTGAGCGGACGTAGCTTCACCGCGCAGGATACATTGAATGCGCCGCCTGTTGTCGTCATCAATCAGGCGGCGGCGGAAAAGTTTTTCCCCGGTGAAAACCCGCTGGGGCAGCGCATTCGCTTGGGCTTGCCTGACAACTTGCTGCCGCCCGACGCGCCGCCTACGGAAAAACACGCCTGGCTGACCGTCATCGGCATCGTCAAAAACCATCAGCCTGTCGCCCTGGGGCTGCCTTATCTACCGGGGGCGTTTCTGCCGATGGCGCAAACGCCGCGCGAGCCGACCTTGCTCAATGCCGAAACGATCATACTGCGAACTGCGCAAGACCCGGAAACGCTTATCAGCGCCGTGCGCCAACGCATTCACGAACTCGACCCCGACCAGCCCATTTTGCGCATCGCCACCGTGGACGCGCGCATCGCCGACTCGCTCAAGCCGCAACGTTTCAACGCCTTGCTCATGAGCCTGTTCGCCGCGTTTGCGTTGACGTTGGCGGTGATCGGGCTTTACGGCGTACTGGCATACACTGTCGTGCAGCGCACACACGAAATCGGCATCCGCCTCGCGCTCGGCGCGCAATCCGGCAACATCATCGTAATGATCATGAAGCAAGGACTATCGCTCACGCTGTTAGGCATGTCACTCGGGCTAACAGGTGCAGCAACACTGACGCACCTGCTCGAACGCTTGCTGCACGGTGTAAGCACGACTGACGCGCCCACGTTTATCGCAATCGCGCTGTTGCTGTTAGCTGTCGCGGCGCTGGCGTGTTGGATTCCGGCGCAGCGCGCAACCAAAGTTGATCCGCTGGTTGCGCTCCGCTGTGACTGA
- a CDS encoding GNAT family N-acetyltransferase, which produces MEIRIDDLRGMEIALLLEQHLQDMRTVTPPESVHALDLEGLRVPEITFWTVWKGTALAGCGALKELDSNHGEIKSMRTAPAFRNQGVASLMLRHLIEQARNRCYTRLSLETGSMAFFEPARRLYRKFGFETSGPFSDYIDDPNSVFMTKQL; this is translated from the coding sequence ATGGAAATCCGAATTGATGACCTGCGCGGTATGGAAATCGCGCTGTTGCTGGAACAACATCTTCAAGACATGAGAACGGTGACTCCGCCGGAAAGTGTCCATGCGCTTGACCTGGAAGGCTTGCGCGTTCCTGAAATTACGTTTTGGACTGTGTGGAAAGGAACAGCGCTGGCTGGTTGCGGAGCACTGAAAGAGCTGGATTCAAATCACGGAGAAATCAAATCCATGCGCACCGCGCCGGCGTTTCGGAATCAAGGCGTCGCAAGTCTGATGTTACGCCACCTCATTGAACAAGCGAGAAACCGTTGCTATACACGCTTAAGCTTGGAAACCGGTTCAATGGCGTTTTTTGAACCTGCCAGACGGCTGTACCGCAAATTCGGATTTGAGACCAGCGGCCCGTTTTCCGATTACATTGACGATCCAAACAGCGTGTTTATGACCAAGCAACTCTGA
- a CDS encoding PadR family transcriptional regulator gives MKQRYENRIELLQGTLDLLILQTLQWGPRHGYGISQAIRTGSGEVLQVDTGSLYPALHRLERKKWIKAEWTVSENNQKVKTYQLTAKGKKQLAEERSNWERLTAAMAGILHPSDGTEGA, from the coding sequence ATGAAACAACGCTACGAAAACCGCATCGAGTTGTTGCAAGGCACACTCGATTTGCTGATTTTGCAAACCCTGCAATGGGGGCCGCGGCACGGCTACGGCATCAGTCAGGCGATCCGCACCGGCTCCGGCGAGGTGCTGCAAGTGGACACCGGCTCGCTCTATCCCGCGCTACATCGGCTGGAACGCAAGAAATGGATCAAGGCCGAATGGACGGTCTCGGAAAACAACCAGAAGGTCAAAACCTATCAACTCACAGCAAAAGGGAAGAAACAGCTCGCCGAAGAACGCTCCAACTGGGAACGGTTGACGGCGGCAATGGCGGGCATCCTGCATCCATCTGACGGAACCGAAGGAGCATAG